Proteins from one Streptomyces roseifaciens genomic window:
- a CDS encoding FAD-dependent monooxygenase, which yields MDTEVLVVGAGPTGLLLACELALAGVRVRVVDKRASPHRESRALNLHPRSIELMDMRGLAGRFLAAGRTVPGWQFAVSLKRRLDFTGLDTRHPYALLLAQARTEALLAERARELGVEVHRGCEAVAVGQDAHGAVAGLSGPGGPVTIRCAYVVGCDGGRSRVRQAAGIGFPGTRESMSAVVGDFAVADHACNERARQHGVLVARLESGLTRFVVMDPRRIRTPSSEPVTLEEFRTSLRQVCGTDCGIGEPRWLSRFGNTTRLAGTYRRGRVLLAGDAAHVHFPVGAQGLNTGLQDAMNLGWKLAAAVRGWAPPGLLDTYHAERHPVGHAVTAGTRAQTLLVELPLTEQYGLPAELLCELLDTLLGMSEVNRYLAGRISALDTAYPPSLPDADPLTGRRMPDIDLTTAAGPARVYELLRDGRFVLLHFGEGTGPDESSRTRAVTARRHEARSDLDGVSAVLVRPDGHIAWATRTTDPRALNAERAEALLAWTGTRVG from the coding sequence ATGGACACCGAAGTGCTCGTCGTGGGGGCGGGGCCGACGGGACTGCTGCTGGCGTGCGAACTGGCACTGGCGGGCGTACGGGTCCGGGTGGTCGACAAGCGCGCGTCGCCCCACCGGGAGTCACGGGCGCTCAACCTTCACCCGCGCAGCATCGAGCTGATGGACATGCGCGGCCTGGCCGGCCGCTTCCTGGCCGCAGGCCGCACCGTGCCCGGCTGGCAGTTCGCCGTCAGCCTCAAGCGGCGGCTGGACTTCACCGGGCTCGACACCCGGCACCCCTACGCGCTGCTGCTGGCCCAGGCACGGACCGAGGCGCTGCTGGCGGAACGGGCCCGGGAGCTGGGGGTGGAGGTCCACCGCGGGTGCGAGGCCGTCGCAGTCGGGCAGGACGCCCACGGCGCCGTGGCCGGTCTCTCCGGACCCGGCGGCCCGGTCACGATTCGCTGCGCGTACGTCGTCGGTTGCGACGGCGGGCGCAGCCGGGTCCGGCAGGCCGCCGGCATCGGGTTCCCGGGGACGCGCGAGTCCATGAGCGCGGTCGTGGGGGACTTCGCCGTCGCCGACCACGCGTGCAACGAACGGGCCCGGCAGCACGGCGTCCTCGTCGCCCGCCTGGAGAGCGGGCTGACCCGGTTCGTGGTCATGGACCCCCGGCGGATCCGGACTCCCTCCTCCGAACCGGTGACCCTGGAGGAGTTCCGCACCTCACTGAGGCAGGTGTGCGGCACCGACTGCGGCATCGGCGAGCCCCGGTGGCTGTCGAGGTTCGGCAACACCACCCGCCTCGCCGGGACCTACCGCCGCGGCCGCGTCCTGCTGGCCGGCGATGCCGCGCACGTCCACTTCCCCGTCGGGGCCCAGGGCCTGAACACCGGGCTGCAGGACGCCATGAACCTCGGGTGGAAGCTCGCCGCCGCGGTCCGGGGCTGGGCGCCGCCCGGTCTGCTGGACACCTATCACGCCGAGCGCCACCCCGTCGGCCACGCCGTCACCGCGGGCACCCGGGCGCAGACCCTGCTGGTGGAACTCCCCCTCACCGAGCAGTACGGACTCCCTGCGGAGCTCCTGTGCGAGCTGCTCGACACGCTCCTGGGCATGAGCGAGGTCAACCGGTACCTGGCCGGCCGGATCTCCGCCCTCGACACCGCCTATCCTCCGTCCCTGCCGGACGCCGACCCGCTCACCGGCCGGCGCATGCCCGATATCGACCTGACGACGGCGGCCGGGCCGGCCCGCGTGTACGAACTCCTCCGCGACGGCCGCTTCGTCCTGCTGCACTTCGGCGAAGGCACGGGCCCGGACGAGTCCTCCCGCACCCGCGCAGTCACCGCCCGCCGGCACGAGGCCCGGTCGGACCTCGACGGCGTGAGCGCCGTACTCGTCAGGCCCGACGGCCACATCGCCTGGGCGACCCGCACCACCGACCCGCGTGCCCTGAACGCCGAACGGGCCGAGGCGCTGCTGGCGTGGACCGGCACCCGAGTGGGCTGA
- a CDS encoding MMPL family transporter — MVSRPWRVLAGAGLLGAVLGLWLLGARPQFSGGGYLATGTEAARADAVLAERFHAGLPDLVLRADARSPAGSEDVSRAGLDLTVRLSRQPGVERVYSYWNTGASELLSENGRSALVVADLAGDDTATARAAARLVPRFTGAHGPLRVSATGTSYVSAQATEVSGQELLRAELLGVPLAALALLLAFGSPVAALLPVLTGLFAVLGAYPLLCALAGVMPVSALATNVATALGFGVAVDYGLLLVSRYRQELAAVEGDAHDADGRPDTRGATLRTMRTAGRTVFFSSGTIAVCLTPMLLFPLPFLRSLACAGIAVVLCCGLATAVVLPALLVLLGRWIDRGDPLARWRRARSAESPLWRRVARAATGRPVLAGGCCVLLLAASALPFAHVRFGVTDYRVLPAGLESHAVAAGIERDFSLPWDRAVTVLLPATDAVEQEAEVTAYARQLSERPDVASVVTGLGTYAHGRQVAGPTPGSLLQITMGGTWLAVTGSGPPASDPDLVQTLRALPSPGPHLVTGCPARVLDTKTALAHVLPFIGALLIGCVLVLLFLFTGSLLIPLKAVVLATLSMCASFGAMVHVFQDGHLRGLLGSFAVTGELETAMPVVMFCFAFGVSVDYELFLIARIQEEYRAGADCRTAVVNGIARTGRVITTASLLVAIAVLPLLTSHVVLLKMFGCGIALAVLVDATVVRGVLVPAFMQLAGRANWWAPAPLRRLHRRLGLHTAFVPPAPTGAVPAQQKQTVRKKIRT, encoded by the coding sequence GTGGTTTCCCGTCCCTGGCGGGTGCTGGCCGGGGCGGGCCTCCTGGGGGCGGTGCTGGGGCTGTGGCTGCTGGGAGCCCGCCCTCAGTTCAGCGGCGGCGGCTATCTCGCCACCGGGACCGAGGCCGCTCGCGCCGACGCCGTCCTGGCCGAGCGCTTCCACGCGGGCCTGCCGGACCTGGTGCTGCGCGCGGACGCCCGCTCCCCCGCCGGTTCGGAGGACGTCTCCCGCGCGGGCCTGGACCTCACCGTCAGGCTCTCCCGGCAGCCGGGCGTCGAGCGCGTCTACTCGTACTGGAACACGGGCGCCTCCGAGCTGCTGAGCGAGAACGGGCGCAGCGCCCTCGTCGTGGCCGACCTGGCGGGGGACGACACGGCCACGGCGCGGGCCGCCGCACGGCTGGTGCCGCGCTTCACCGGTGCCCACGGTCCGCTGCGGGTGTCGGCCACCGGCACCTCCTACGTCTCGGCGCAGGCCACCGAGGTCAGCGGGCAGGAGCTGCTCCGGGCCGAGCTGCTCGGCGTGCCGCTGGCCGCGCTGGCGCTGCTGCTGGCCTTCGGTTCCCCGGTCGCGGCCCTGCTGCCGGTGCTGACCGGGCTGTTCGCGGTGCTGGGCGCCTATCCGCTGCTGTGTGCGCTGGCCGGCGTGATGCCCGTGTCCGCGCTCGCCACGAACGTCGCGACGGCGCTCGGCTTCGGCGTGGCCGTCGACTACGGGTTGCTCCTCGTCAGCCGCTACCGCCAGGAACTCGCCGCCGTGGAAGGCGACGCGCACGATGCCGACGGCAGACCCGACACCCGGGGCGCCACGCTGCGCACCATGCGCACCGCCGGGCGCACGGTGTTCTTCTCCAGCGGCACGATCGCGGTCTGCCTGACCCCCATGCTGCTGTTCCCCCTGCCGTTCCTGCGGTCTCTGGCCTGCGCGGGCATCGCGGTCGTGCTGTGCTGCGGGCTCGCCACGGCTGTCGTCCTGCCGGCGCTGCTGGTTCTGCTCGGCCGCTGGATCGACCGCGGCGACCCGCTGGCCCGGTGGCGCCGGGCCCGTTCCGCGGAGAGCCCGCTGTGGCGGCGCGTCGCCCGTGCCGCCACCGGCCGGCCCGTCCTGGCCGGCGGCTGCTGCGTGCTGCTGCTCGCCGCGTCGGCGCTGCCGTTCGCCCACGTCCGCTTCGGCGTCACCGACTACCGGGTGCTGCCGGCCGGGCTGGAGTCCCACGCCGTCGCCGCCGGGATCGAGCGCGACTTCTCCCTCCCGTGGGATCGCGCCGTCACCGTCCTGTTGCCGGCCACGGATGCCGTCGAGCAGGAGGCCGAGGTGACCGCCTACGCCCGGCAGCTGTCCGAACGGCCCGACGTCGCGAGCGTGGTGACGGGCCTGGGGACGTACGCCCACGGGCGCCAGGTGGCCGGGCCGACGCCCGGATCGCTGCTGCAGATCACCATGGGCGGCACCTGGCTCGCGGTGACGGGATCCGGTCCGCCCGCGAGCGACCCGGACCTCGTACAGACCCTGCGCGCGCTGCCCTCCCCCGGCCCACACCTGGTCACCGGCTGCCCGGCGCGCGTGCTGGACACCAAGACGGCCCTGGCGCACGTCCTGCCCTTCATCGGGGCGCTGTTGATCGGCTGCGTGCTGGTCCTGCTGTTCCTTTTCACCGGCTCGCTGCTCATCCCGCTCAAGGCCGTGGTGCTGGCCACGTTGAGCATGTGCGCCAGCTTCGGGGCCATGGTCCACGTCTTCCAGGACGGCCACCTGCGCGGCCTCCTCGGGTCGTTCGCCGTGACGGGCGAGCTGGAGACGGCCATGCCGGTGGTGATGTTCTGCTTCGCCTTCGGGGTCTCGGTGGACTACGAGCTCTTCCTCATCGCCCGCATCCAGGAGGAGTACCGGGCCGGCGCCGACTGCCGCACCGCCGTCGTCAACGGCATCGCCCGCACCGGCCGGGTGATCACCACGGCGTCGCTGCTCGTCGCCATCGCCGTGCTGCCGCTGCTGACCTCGCACGTGGTGCTGCTGAAGATGTTCGGATGCGGCATCGCCCTCGCCGTGCTCGTGGACGCCACCGTCGTACGCGGCGTCCTCGTGCCCGCCTTCATGCAGTTGGCCGGGCGCGCCAACTGGTGGGCGCCCGCGCCGCTGCGGCGTCTCCACCGGCGCCTCGGACTCCACACCGCCTTCGTGCCGCCGGCACCCACGGGTGCCGTGCCGGCCCAGCAGAAACAGACCGTCAGGAAGAAGATCCGCACATGA